In one Acidobacteriota bacterium genomic region, the following are encoded:
- a CDS encoding NAD(P)/FAD-dependent oxidoreductase yields MFDYDAIIIGGGPAGSSAAISLSQRGARVLLLEEKRMPRGKLCGEFITPECFAPLERLGVMDRMLAAGARKITGVRLILATGKSVQTHISKISDDAGWAMSLSRARFDQILFDRARETGAVCLEGVAVKGCVFTDGILRGVEALSLPEGASVRFEAPLIIDASGRNSRLMLGKRERIAGRRGSRLYALKGHFKGVEGIDDQVELYFFPQGYGGMSVVEDGLVNLCFIVDQRALKSAGGDPSSIIEHTLMKNSLARERLQGAEIVGKWYSAGPLTFGRRRLERNGVIAIGDASGMIDPFTGTGIQMALRTGEMAADAVFEAIAGQVPSGVSAARVGMAMSGSASSSFLDSVLACYTRRYEHEFDNRMKVAGLLRAAAFSTPTGGLVARVLERAPRLTSLVLRATRSGNSSRDTVSR; encoded by the coding sequence ATGTTTGATTACGACGCAATTATCATCGGCGGGGGGCCGGCTGGTTCGTCGGCTGCGATATCTCTTTCCCAACGCGGCGCGCGCGTGTTGTTGCTTGAAGAGAAACGCATGCCGAGGGGAAAACTGTGCGGCGAGTTCATAACGCCGGAGTGCTTTGCGCCGCTCGAAAGACTTGGGGTGATGGACCGCATGCTCGCCGCCGGCGCACGAAAGATAACCGGCGTGCGTCTGATCCTGGCAACCGGGAAATCAGTTCAAACTCATATCTCAAAGATATCGGACGACGCCGGGTGGGCGATGAGCTTGAGCCGCGCCCGGTTCGATCAGATTCTCTTTGACCGCGCGCGAGAGACGGGAGCTGTGTGCCTGGAAGGCGTCGCGGTGAAGGGCTGTGTATTCACTGACGGCATACTCCGCGGGGTCGAAGCATTGTCGCTACCGGAAGGTGCAAGCGTCCGCTTCGAAGCGCCGCTGATCATCGATGCCTCCGGTAGAAATTCACGTTTGATGCTTGGTAAGCGCGAACGCATCGCCGGCCGCCGCGGCTCGCGGCTCTACGCGCTAAAGGGACACTTCAAAGGCGTCGAAGGCATCGACGACCAGGTCGAGCTCTATTTCTTCCCACAGGGATACGGCGGTATGTCGGTGGTCGAAGACGGCCTCGTCAATCTCTGTTTCATAGTTGACCAGCGCGCTTTGAAAAGCGCGGGAGGCGATCCTTCAAGCATCATCGAACACACCTTGATGAAAAACAGTCTTGCGCGCGAGCGGCTGCAAGGCGCCGAGATCGTGGGGAAGTGGTACAGCGCCGGACCTCTCACGTTTGGACGCAGACGCCTCGAGCGCAACGGCGTCATCGCGATCGGCGATGCTTCGGGAATGATCGATCCTTTTACCGGCACTGGAATCCAGATGGCCCTGAGAACCGGCGAGATGGCGGCCGATGCAGTGTTCGAAGCAATCGCAGGTCAAGTCCCTTCGGGTGTTTCGGCGGCGCGGGTCGGAATGGCAATGTCTGGGAGTGCCTCATCGTCGTTTCTTGACTCTGTGCTTGCCTGTTATACCCGTCGTTACGAGCATGAGTTTGACAATCGCATGAAGGTCGCCGGTCTGCTTAGGGCCGCCGCTTTCTCAACGCCAACAGGAGGCCTTGTTGCCAGGGTTTTGGAGCGCGCACCCAGGCTAACCAGCCTCGTGCTAAGAGCCACCCGAAGCGGCAACAGTTCGAGGGACACCGTCTCACGATAA
- a CDS encoding sigma 54-interacting transcriptional regulator codes for MATREVLGSHRIDEMVAAGQAALDQSRFEEAANNFKSALRLGPRSNDEEAQIRCLLSVALEKRGLNPEQLEAVSKYGKPADFDRLSEASQMSVLIRLGLGYCFNNDIPRSIALFNQALHLARAADDHVQMGECYFGMGRAYSVFSELRIARDQYSSALEHYRQVGNWSKLAESYINIGYINAREGDFRNALHSVKQALTIIGNRDEPDLLGRAHWYLAVVYSNLGEVDKEIASWERCIEDFKRADNPKFVAINQNNFAMQLIRFCEWARAEELAKCAIETLSKVNSVAAQGGAYDTLAQLYLLMGRLDESDRALATSLEILSSIKNGEWAEASTQMTIGRSHLVRGNTELAIAPLERAVDIATRRGEQHDLPEARLWLAEALLQNGRLQEARELVENVRAFLREAPNLLVWGLLMRMVAKIEVADGYTAAAIQSLAQSTSIYTLRRNDYHCAVNQVLLAGMIERQGNIGLAIAEVESALEAFERLGAAIDARNAGVFLESLRAKSKPDELPENGEPRNLEVGRSDSRPSIAQGLASAVDGFIAHRLVQASVSRDLLLHELVSIVRDQSSSRGVVVAEILNDESAKREAPRLRVAASIGLNQAEQRERIDFLHTLSPEHYRSQSVYRISDNQETAYLLHIVDPGSQRYLNGAVNMKPLLSIVEQGLETQILRTKSRRTQVFDPARLLAQVELPGFICASRAMSRVLEQIYKIRSSDVTVLITGESGTGKELIARAVHAGSSRRMNVFLPFNCSAAPHDMIESQLFGFRRGAFTGAIANSEGIIRGAEHGTLFLDEIGDLPLTLQPKLLRFLQEGEIHPIGESQPQRVDVRVVAATNAELERAVAEGRFREDLFHRINVIRVHVPPLRQRREEIPALINHYMSQYQQEAAKNEIRLSEETVDLMVVYDWPGNVRQLCNEVRRIVTYSESATIVTPETLSSEIVRASRELDASPASSRKHAPSMQMSTDSTTLGEAVEELERRMIQEALRRSSGNIARAAKDLGLSRKGLYLKMDRLNFGD; via the coding sequence ATGGCAACTAGAGAAGTACTCGGCAGTCACCGCATCGATGAGATGGTAGCTGCCGGTCAAGCTGCGCTGGACCAGAGCCGGTTCGAGGAGGCGGCGAATAATTTCAAGTCCGCCCTCCGGCTGGGGCCGCGATCCAACGACGAAGAGGCGCAGATTCGCTGTCTGCTAAGCGTGGCGCTCGAGAAGCGCGGGCTCAATCCTGAACAGCTTGAAGCCGTTTCCAAGTATGGAAAGCCAGCCGACTTTGACCGCTTATCCGAAGCATCGCAGATGTCAGTACTGATCCGGCTGGGATTGGGCTACTGCTTTAACAACGACATACCCAGGTCGATCGCGCTCTTCAACCAGGCGCTACATCTGGCGCGCGCCGCCGATGATCACGTGCAGATGGGCGAGTGTTACTTCGGGATGGGCCGGGCTTACAGCGTTTTCTCGGAACTTCGTATTGCGCGTGATCAGTACTCATCGGCGCTTGAGCACTATAGGCAGGTTGGCAATTGGAGCAAGCTGGCCGAGTCATACATCAACATCGGGTACATCAACGCGCGCGAGGGTGATTTTCGGAACGCCCTACATTCGGTGAAGCAGGCGTTGACGATCATCGGGAACCGAGATGAGCCCGACCTGTTGGGCCGCGCTCACTGGTATCTCGCGGTGGTTTATTCGAACCTGGGCGAGGTGGACAAGGAAATAGCCTCTTGGGAAAGATGCATCGAGGATTTTAAGCGCGCGGACAACCCGAAATTCGTTGCCATCAACCAGAACAACTTCGCGATGCAGCTCATACGGTTTTGCGAGTGGGCCCGCGCCGAAGAGCTTGCCAAGTGCGCGATTGAGACGCTTTCCAAGGTGAACAGCGTTGCGGCTCAGGGAGGGGCGTACGATACTTTAGCCCAACTCTACCTTTTGATGGGAAGGCTCGACGAGTCGGATCGCGCACTTGCGACGTCGCTCGAGATTCTTTCCTCGATCAAGAACGGCGAGTGGGCCGAAGCCAGCACCCAGATGACCATTGGACGCAGCCACCTGGTAAGAGGAAATACGGAGCTTGCCATCGCGCCTTTGGAGCGAGCTGTAGACATTGCGACGCGGCGAGGGGAACAGCATGACCTTCCGGAGGCGCGGCTCTGGCTTGCCGAGGCGCTGCTTCAAAACGGCCGGCTGCAAGAAGCGCGCGAGCTTGTCGAAAACGTGCGAGCATTTCTTCGCGAAGCGCCGAACCTGCTCGTATGGGGACTGCTGATGCGAATGGTCGCGAAGATCGAAGTCGCTGACGGGTACACTGCCGCGGCGATCCAATCGCTCGCGCAGAGCACATCCATCTACACGCTCAGACGTAACGACTACCATTGCGCGGTGAATCAGGTATTGCTAGCCGGGATGATTGAGAGACAGGGCAACATCGGGCTCGCGATAGCCGAAGTGGAATCGGCACTCGAAGCGTTCGAGCGCCTTGGCGCCGCAATCGACGCGCGCAACGCCGGAGTTTTTCTCGAATCGCTAAGAGCGAAGTCCAAGCCTGATGAGTTACCGGAGAACGGTGAACCTCGAAACCTTGAAGTTGGACGCTCCGACAGCCGTCCGTCCATCGCTCAAGGCCTCGCCTCGGCCGTCGACGGGTTCATCGCCCATCGCCTGGTGCAGGCATCGGTGTCGCGCGATCTGCTGCTGCACGAGCTTGTCTCGATCGTGCGGGACCAATCATCGAGCCGCGGAGTGGTCGTCGCCGAGATTCTCAACGACGAATCCGCAAAAAGAGAGGCCCCGAGGTTGAGAGTCGCGGCTTCAATCGGGCTTAACCAGGCAGAGCAACGTGAAAGGATCGATTTCCTTCACACGCTTTCGCCCGAACACTACCGAAGCCAATCTGTCTACCGGATCAGCGACAATCAGGAGACGGCCTATTTGCTTCACATCGTCGATCCGGGATCGCAGCGCTACCTGAATGGCGCCGTCAACATGAAGCCTCTGCTCTCCATAGTTGAGCAAGGGTTGGAGACACAGATTCTCAGGACCAAGAGCCGGCGCACGCAGGTGTTCGATCCGGCACGATTGCTGGCGCAGGTCGAGCTCCCCGGTTTCATCTGTGCAAGCCGCGCGATGAGTCGCGTGCTCGAGCAGATCTACAAGATTCGATCCTCCGACGTCACCGTGCTGATTACCGGCGAGTCGGGCACAGGCAAGGAGTTGATCGCGCGAGCGGTGCACGCAGGCAGTTCGCGGCGCATGAACGTCTTTCTACCGTTCAACTGCTCGGCCGCGCCGCATGACATGATTGAGAGCCAGCTATTCGGATTTCGGCGAGGCGCCTTCACCGGAGCCATCGCCAACAGCGAGGGCATCATTCGCGGCGCCGAGCACGGCACGCTCTTTTTGGACGAGATTGGCGATCTGCCGCTCACGCTTCAGCCAAAGCTCCTGCGGTTCCTGCAGGAAGGTGAGATTCATCCCATCGGGGAGAGCCAGCCGCAACGCGTCGACGTGCGCGTCGTGGCGGCCACCAACGCGGAACTCGAGCGTGCGGTTGCCGAAGGCCGATTCCGCGAAGACCTCTTTCACCGCATAAACGTTATCAGGGTCCACGTGCCGCCGTTGAGACAGCGACGTGAAGAGATTCCGGCCCTAATCAACCACTATATGAGTCAATATCAGCAGGAGGCGGCGAAGAATGAGATCAGACTCTCCGAGGAAACAGTCGACCTTATGGTGGTGTACGACTGGCCTGGCAATGTCAGGCAGTTGTGTAACGAAGTGCGCCGCATCGTTACCTACAGTGAATCGGCTACGATCGTTACTCCGGAAACTCTCTCTTCCGAGATCGTGCGAGCCAGCCGTGAACTCGATGCCAGCCCGGCCAGCTCAAGAAAACATGCGCCCTCGATGCAGATGAGTACTGACTCGACGACGCTGGGCGAGGCGGTGGAAGAGTTGGAGCGTCGAATGATTCAAGAGGCCCTTCGCCGCTCGTCAGGTAACATAGCCCGCGCGGCGAAGGATCTGGGACTCTCGCGAAAGGGACTCTATTTGAAGATGGACCGCTTGAACTTCGGCGACTGA
- a CDS encoding methyltransferase domain-containing protein, with protein sequence MLTPKRIYEEELLDAGEGTDNDVARSLSDLRRVNRFLGGRKVVLRALSTCLDGTTEAVSLLDVGTGSADIPIAVAESFKQRGLKPFIAAVDISERNLRISTTRLGVSSEVHLVRADSLKLPFASRSFDFVTASLFLHHFRDEDVVRLLADFGRIARRAVIVNDLVRNLVPYYFTRIAFPILGASFLTRNDGPVSVLRAFTPDEMNDLAQRAGLKNRQVKRVFPYRLSLVADVRSP encoded by the coding sequence ATGCTGACACCGAAACGAATCTACGAAGAGGAGCTGCTTGATGCCGGCGAGGGCACCGACAACGATGTCGCCAGAAGCCTGTCCGACTTGCGGCGCGTAAATCGCTTCCTCGGGGGAAGGAAGGTTGTGCTGCGGGCGCTCTCAACGTGCTTAGACGGGACCACGGAGGCAGTATCGCTGTTGGACGTTGGGACCGGCTCGGCCGATATTCCGATCGCGGTTGCTGAAAGCTTCAAGCAACGCGGCCTCAAACCGTTCATTGCCGCCGTCGATATCAGCGAGCGCAACCTCAGGATTTCTACCACGCGATTAGGAGTCAGCTCCGAAGTTCACCTTGTGCGAGCCGATTCGTTGAAGCTGCCCTTCGCCTCCCGCAGCTTTGATTTCGTTACTGCATCGCTTTTCCTTCATCACTTTCGCGACGAAGATGTTGTTCGCTTACTGGCGGACTTCGGCAGAATCGCCAGGCGCGCGGTTATTGTCAACGATCTCGTCAGAAATCTCGTGCCGTACTACTTCACCCGGATCGCGTTTCCGATACTGGGAGCGAGTTTCTTGACCCGAAACGATGGACCCGTGTCGGTGCTCAGAGCGTTCACTCCCGATGAGATGAATGATCTGGCACAACGCGCGGGCTTGAAGAATCGTCAGGTGAAACGAGTATTTCCGTATCGATTGTCACTTGTCGCAGACGTCCGTAGTCCGTAG
- a CDS encoding nuclear transport factor 2 family protein, producing the protein MLRKNLVNIGFGICAGLLLMPAVPAFAKQKSTPEPRAAREIRDVLDRQVQAWNRRDLESFMQGYWRSPDLTFYSGGTRVAGWEETLTRYRNRYQSAGTEMGKLEFLDLKIELLGPSAAFVRGRFHLKMSSGESGGLFTLTFRKFPDGWKIIHDHTSTA; encoded by the coding sequence ATGCTCAGAAAGAACCTGGTCAATATCGGTTTTGGAATATGCGCCGGTTTGCTGCTAATGCCGGCGGTTCCAGCGTTCGCGAAGCAGAAGAGCACCCCGGAGCCGCGCGCGGCGCGAGAGATTCGCGACGTGCTGGATCGCCAGGTCCAGGCGTGGAACCGCCGCGACCTTGAAAGCTTTATGCAGGGTTACTGGCGCTCGCCCGATCTGACCTTCTATTCGGGCGGAACGAGGGTCGCCGGTTGGGAAGAGACACTGACTCGATACCGCAACCGGTATCAAAGCGCGGGAACCGAAATGGGCAAGCTGGAATTCCTGGATCTGAAGATTGAGTTGCTCGGGCCGAGCGCCGCATTCGTTCGCGGGCGATTTCATCTGAAGATGTCGAGCGGCGAATCAGGCGGGTTGTTCACGCTGACGTTTCGAAAGTTCCCCGACGGGTGGAAGATTATCCACGACCATACGTCTACCGCGTAA
- a CDS encoding potassium channel protein, which produces MSPKKKLQIALSAIAGLIAFGTLGFKLILPFLSWFDSFYFTLITLTSVGYGEPENTTEGARYFTAVLIILGVGTLGYALSSAAQAVIESELLSTFGKRKMYKDINKLSGHYIICGAGRVGAGVVRDVARSGHEFVVIEGDETIADRLLAQGHMVLMGDATSEDVLKAAGIERARGIVCAVSSDPDNLYITLTARDLNKELRIIARANDEAAVGRLVKAGANKVVSPALTGSTKMAQMLLRPAVADFIELATMSERLELEIEQVEIGNESPFIGRPLKDTGIRSEHGVIVIGIRRADGAMIFNPSADTIIEERDALVALGSHGSLETLEQMANPGSSSGAVKHHRH; this is translated from the coding sequence ATGTCGCCGAAGAAGAAACTCCAGATTGCACTTAGCGCGATCGCCGGTCTGATCGCGTTCGGTACTCTTGGCTTCAAGTTGATCCTTCCTTTCTTGTCATGGTTCGACTCCTTCTATTTCACGTTGATCACTCTCACAAGCGTTGGCTACGGCGAACCTGAGAATACAACCGAGGGCGCTCGTTACTTCACGGCGGTTCTGATCATCCTGGGTGTTGGCACACTCGGCTATGCGCTGTCATCCGCCGCGCAGGCCGTGATAGAGTCCGAGCTGCTATCCACTTTCGGGAAGCGAAAAATGTACAAGGATATCAATAAGCTCAGCGGCCACTACATCATATGCGGGGCCGGCCGCGTGGGCGCCGGTGTTGTCCGCGATGTCGCCCGCAGCGGCCACGAGTTCGTTGTCATCGAAGGCGACGAAACCATCGCAGACCGCCTGCTTGCGCAAGGCCACATGGTGTTGATGGGCGACGCCACCAGCGAGGATGTGCTCAAGGCTGCGGGCATCGAGCGCGCTCGCGGTATCGTTTGCGCTGTATCATCCGACCCGGACAATCTCTACATAACGCTGACTGCGCGAGACTTGAACAAGGAGCTCAGAATTATCGCGCGAGCCAACGACGAAGCGGCGGTTGGCCGCCTGGTGAAGGCGGGCGCCAACAAAGTCGTGTCTCCTGCCTTAACCGGATCGACCAAGATGGCGCAGATGCTGCTTCGTCCAGCAGTAGCCGATTTCATCGAGCTGGCGACGATGAGTGAGCGGCTCGAGCTTGAAATAGAACAGGTAGAAATAGGCAACGAATCGCCGTTCATCGGACGTCCGTTGAAGGACACCGGCATCCGTTCGGAACACGGCGTCATCGTCATCGGCATCAGGCGCGCGGACGGAGCTATGATCTTCAACCCTTCCGCCGACACGATAATCGAAGAAAGAGATGCGCTGGTCGCGCTCGGAAGCCACGGCAGCCTCGAAACGCTCGAGCAGATGGCCAACCCTGGCAGCAGCTCGGGCGCGGTAAAGCATCATCGGCACTAA
- a CDS encoding PDZ domain-containing protein has protein sequence MLRRLSLIILLIAAVGAGVAIASGAAQKDKAKSKDQPESKEQVEKEKEKALLQSPGLFGLELGAGEGGYLGVYLEEVTPERTRELGLKEERGAVVMKVVADSPAAKSGLKENDVIVSFNGRRVDSVRELQRLLNETPADRTVQIEIVRGNSRQTLATALAKRSLQSFKSLGPEFNEKFWKQNEESMKRAEESLKLYEETMKEHQGTLKALPPNFGDFAFVNPGEYSFFSGRRLGISAESLTDQLAEFFGVKDSKGVLVASVDENSSAAKAGIKAGDVIIAIENEKVDSVRALVKALSAKTEGPLAVKIVRNRAEQTLNVTLEKRELPTTRRPQL, from the coding sequence ATGCTCAGACGCCTTTCTTTGATCATACTGCTCATCGCAGCGGTTGGAGCCGGGGTCGCTATCGCCAGCGGCGCGGCTCAAAAGGACAAAGCAAAGAGTAAGGACCAGCCAGAGAGCAAGGAGCAGGTCGAGAAGGAGAAGGAGAAGGCATTATTACAGTCTCCTGGCCTTTTTGGGCTTGAGCTTGGAGCAGGCGAGGGCGGTTACCTCGGCGTTTATCTTGAAGAAGTCACGCCCGAGAGGACCAGGGAGCTTGGCTTGAAGGAAGAGCGAGGGGCGGTGGTGATGAAAGTAGTCGCCGACAGTCCGGCTGCTAAGTCAGGGCTGAAAGAGAACGATGTGATCGTGTCGTTCAACGGGCGCCGCGTCGACAGCGTTCGTGAACTGCAGCGACTGCTCAACGAGACTCCCGCCGACCGCACGGTCCAGATTGAGATCGTTCGCGGCAACTCCCGGCAAACGCTCGCCACAGCTTTGGCGAAGCGGTCTCTTCAAAGTTTCAAGTCGCTCGGGCCCGAGTTCAACGAGAAGTTCTGGAAGCAGAACGAAGAATCGATGAAGCGAGCCGAAGAATCGCTCAAGCTCTATGAAGAAACAATGAAGGAGCATCAAGGAACCCTGAAGGCGCTGCCGCCGAACTTTGGCGACTTCGCTTTTGTTAATCCCGGCGAGTATTCATTCTTCAGCGGAAGACGGTTGGGAATCAGCGCCGAGTCGCTCACCGATCAGCTAGCCGAGTTCTTTGGAGTGAAAGACAGCAAGGGTGTGCTCGTCGCGTCGGTTGATGAAAACAGTTCCGCCGCAAAAGCAGGAATCAAGGCCGGAGATGTGATCATCGCCATCGAAAACGAAAAGGTCGACAGCGTGCGGGCGCTGGTCAAGGCACTCTCAGCCAAGACGGAAGGCCCGTTGGCCGTTAAGATTGTCCGCAATCGGGCCGAACAAACTCTCAACGTGACGCTCGAGAAACGAGAGCTTCCAACCACACGCCGCCCGCAGTTGTAA
- a CDS encoding Dabb family protein encodes MIRHVVFFKFKPEASVAERRAVLDELRALPDKIDVIRSFEIGEDIMHSARAWDAVLIATYDDLEALETYTRHDDHVEVVLKLREICDAAGSVDYEY; translated from the coding sequence ATGATCAGACACGTCGTCTTCTTTAAGTTCAAACCGGAAGCAAGCGTGGCAGAGCGCCGAGCGGTGCTCGATGAACTACGCGCACTGCCTGACAAGATCGATGTCATCCGCTCGTTCGAAATCGGCGAGGACATTATGCATTCGGCTCGCGCGTGGGACGCGGTTTTGATCGCCACTTACGACGATCTGGAGGCGCTCGAAACATACACACGCCACGACGATCACGTTGAGGTCGTCTTGAAGCTTCGTGAAATTTGCGACGCCGCCGGCTCTGTCGATTACGAATATTAA
- a CDS encoding glycosyltransferase: protein MTPAVSIVIPSWNGLELLKRFLQSVIAAAIQYSEQFDAPTEIVIVDDGSVDDTAGWLLDRGFVEETPVRAAALNNAGHIKNPESHAFSGQQISPSLRLIRHETNRGFGPACNRGFESARYPLVFLLNNDVDVGVGSIAPLVENFADPLVFAAHCRVFDLESGRECGSGKLGSFSGGFIRVHRSYVCVPAIPGEEAAESRDAASRYSAFASGGSAMFDRRVFLEIGGFDSLFAPIYWEDVDISYRAWKRGLSVVYEPRSVVHHRVSSTMRTVNQRRVWRMQQRNRLIYHWVNLHDGRLMASHTMWVALLALAAPLRLQPGFLLSLFAALKKLRQIRKRRLEEKRAARRGDRDVFNIFTSLEKRPDVLAYDDYAELQAIDLATASKE, encoded by the coding sequence GTGACGCCAGCCGTCAGCATCGTCATCCCAAGCTGGAATGGGCTTGAGCTGCTCAAGCGGTTCCTGCAATCCGTGATCGCCGCCGCAATCCAATACAGCGAACAGTTCGACGCTCCAACTGAGATCGTCATCGTCGACGACGGCAGTGTCGATGACACAGCCGGATGGCTGCTCGATCGGGGATTCGTAGAAGAGACGCCGGTGCGCGCGGCAGCTCTGAACAACGCAGGCCACATCAAGAATCCTGAAAGCCACGCCTTCAGCGGTCAGCAAATATCGCCGAGTCTCAGGTTAATCAGGCACGAAACCAATCGCGGGTTCGGCCCCGCATGCAATCGCGGGTTCGAGTCAGCCCGGTACCCGCTGGTGTTCCTTCTCAACAACGACGTTGACGTCGGTGTGGGCTCGATCGCGCCGCTGGTCGAGAACTTCGCAGACCCTTTGGTGTTTGCAGCTCACTGCCGAGTCTTCGATCTCGAAAGCGGCCGCGAATGTGGAAGCGGGAAACTGGGAAGCTTTTCCGGCGGCTTTATTCGAGTCCATCGCAGTTATGTGTGTGTGCCCGCCATCCCGGGCGAGGAAGCAGCCGAATCGAGAGACGCTGCTTCGCGTTACTCGGCGTTCGCGAGTGGCGGCTCGGCAATGTTCGATCGCCGGGTGTTCCTCGAGATCGGAGGATTCGACAGTCTGTTCGCGCCGATCTACTGGGAAGACGTCGATATCAGCTATCGCGCGTGGAAGCGAGGTCTTTCGGTAGTCTACGAGCCGCGTTCGGTCGTGCATCATCGCGTTTCATCCACTATGCGCACGGTCAATCAGCGCCGTGTGTGGCGGATGCAGCAGCGAAATCGTTTGATCTACCACTGGGTCAACTTACATGATGGGCGGCTGATGGCTTCGCATACGATGTGGGTGGCATTGCTTGCTTTGGCCGCTCCGCTAAGACTTCAGCCGGGCTTTCTCTTGTCTCTTTTCGCGGCGCTGAAGAAGCTGCGTCAGATCCGCAAGCGGCGGCTTGAAGAGAAACGGGCTGCGCGACGAGGAGATCGCGACGTGTTCAACATCTTCACGTCGCTGGAAAAACGGCCCGACGTTCTTGCCTATGACGATTACGCCGAGCTGCAGGCGATCGATCTTGCAACGGCAAGCAAGGAGTAA